ATCTAAACTGTGTGGTGAAATTGAATACTGAATATTTAAAAGAGAATAAGACAAAATGGAAACTCTCCAAGGCAGCGACCACTGGTCGGCATAAAAGAACCAGTAGGTGCTAGTAACCTCAGTTCCACAGAAGACTAGTGGTATGTGAACAATGACGAAACTAATTAAAACATGGCAGGCCATCATAGCCACAATGAAAGTAAAGGCGAAAAATTCATGAACAACTCTAGAAGTGCTACGATAAACAGAAACAGGAAGATCAGGAAACTTAAATCAGAATGATCTAGAGACATGCAATTAAATAGATACGACATACAGTATGACAACATTTAAGACAATTATTTTCTTTTGCTATCCAGATCTCCCCATGCATTTGTATGGAACACTTATGTAGTATTCGTCAGTTGTTGCTTCTTTTGCCAAGTAGTCAATAAGAAGAAGTAGAAAACACTGGCAATATGCTTTTCTGCAGATGCAACCTCATTGTGGCCATTTACTCGCCTGTACCGGAGGCTCCAAGTCCACGTCAGTAGAGGCGGACAGCGTCACTAGAACGTCACCTGAGGGCGTCGACGTTATTTCTAGTTTATCCAGTCGACCTGGATCACTTTCTGGACCGCATCGATTGTATTTCAGGTTCGCAACCCGTAGTTTTTGGCCCTGCGCAGAGGAAAAATTTGTTTGAGACACTTCACTAAAAATGATAATTCGAGGTAACTATAATTAGAGGCAAGCACGTTCTGATGTTTCCATGGAACTGGAAAACGTTCATCCCTCTGCCAGAAAATGATAGCGAGAGAGACTATGTTGCCACAAGACCAAAAATATTCATTTCACAGAATTTATCTGTATCTGTGGAATTATAAATTACATAGAAAGAAAATGTTATACACAAGGTACTATTATAAACGAAATCTACTATTGTTTTATCTaagaataataaaataacatcacttAAAAATTAGTTTGTAAGTGTTTGCCCAAACATAGCGTAACACTTATATTTTTAGCACTGGAACCAAATGAAGGGTATAATGATCAAAACGCTAGACTTTCATAACGGAGAACTGGGTTCAAAGCTCTGTTCACCTTACTTCTTAACGTTTTCCATGGTTTCTATAAATTATATCTATCGAATCAGCGAACTTTCCAAAACCAAGAACATATCTTATATCTTGCCTACTCTTTTTCAGTCGAGGCATTGCGCTACTCGTACATAACACTACGAAAGCATAAATAACCCATAACATGTTTATCACGAAATACTTTTTTGTTCGCAGTGACAAACTAACGTCTGAACAACGTCCTTGATGTCTGTATAGAACTATGTTCAATGAAGTTTGAAAATACTAGCTGCAAATGTTACTATAGCACAAACTATGGTtttaaaacttcctagcagattcagACTGTGTTCTGGACTGGAACTGGAAAGtgggacctttgctttccgcgggTAACTGCTCTGCTGATTGATCTATCGAAGCACGATTCAAAACACCCTTCCccacacagctctacttccgccagtacttttaTCCACATttcaaacttcatagaagttctcctgcatatcttgcagtACTAGTACTCCTGGAATGAATGATATTGTGGAGAATGTgctctgagtcgtgcttggatagctcaatcggCAAAGCAATTGTCTGCGAAGTGCAAAGAGCTCAGGCGAACGACTGGCacagcccacagttttaatctgccaggcagcttCAGATCAgaacacactccgcagcagagtgaaaattcattttgggaCCATGGTTTTAGTTGTGTCTGTACTATATGGCAGTCAAAATTTGTCATTTGTATCTGGGAACAAAGAAATGGATAAAATTCAACAGTATTGTTTGATGTGCTTTAGACTTACCTGTGGTGATCATGGTTGCGAGGTATGTAAAGACCTGTCGTGGTTGAATAGCTAGCAAAAAAATTGCTAGAAAGTAAAGAAACTTGCTACACAGATTTTAGGGAACTCAAAGGTTTGTTGACAAAGAAATGCTAAATGAAGCCGCTACTAGCGCAAGGAGTACAATGCAAGAAACTTCTTATATTGTCCAGCGTGCTCCTCATCTCAGGCAACTGTTTTATTAAATGGCGGCTTCGGGTGCAAAAAAACTTTTTATCTTCACTACCGGTTTCGGGCCCTAGGCCGTTAACAAGTACTCATTTATTAATAAGAACTTTTGTTGGCCACttgataatgaatggcttggcaggaTCAGCCACAGCGTGCCAAACTTCACGCGTGCAGTGTGTGCTAGTCGAATGCGGACCAAGGCTAGCCCACTCAAACAGCTtcgctcggtccttctcggaaataCCCGAAACGCCGCCACATTTCTTTTGGTATTGAGGAGCGGCATTTGCCGGACGGCACAACGCTGTAAATTCGGCAAAatcggggtgtcagcactgtttattcttcgctatttgttcgtggtgtgAAACACGCACAGGTCCAGCGATgtctgcacaaaaagaggcagtctatctATCTATCATGACGATCGACAGATGAGGCTCGTTGTTCGGTACATTGCcccttgtgctaaatttgcaggcatggaacaCATGGAGAAAATGGTGGTACGAAAAACAAAATTCCTGAACCGTGTGCATTGTTCCATTGTCAGATGAACAGCTTTCAATGGAACAACGAAGATTATGGTGACCTCGTATACCACTGAAAAGTACGTTGGTTACGTCACGGGGATTGCCTGGAACTATTTTTCGATTCATAACTCTctcttgttgaatttatgaaggaaaaaagagaGCAGGAATGGAAATTataacatccggaatggattgcagacttcgagcttgcaaatggttcaaatggctctgagcactatgggacttaacgtctgaggtcatcagtcccctagaacttagaattacttaaaccaaactaaactaaggacatcacacacatccacaattCGAGCCTGCAGCGCGgcaccggactgaagtgcctagaaccacttggccaccacggctggcacTTCGAGCTTTAGGTGAACGACTGCACACTGTCCGTAGTAAGAGACTGCAAGGTAACTTCTTCCTGATTTGATGGGAATGCACATAATGAGAAAATcacgttgtagaagggacacattctgacaaagacagtccaggtctcaaagcaagtgttcaaagactaGTTGAAGTGGACCATACTTCTCTGGCAGGGATGCTGTCACTCAtctgccactgtggcattaggacatctccagaccagtagctgttaGCTGTAGGATATAGAAAATTCCGGCCACCTTTTTTTCTCTTCTCTAAGACAGTGCTTCGAaatctgtttgcgtaattgttctgaactcccccccccccaccacgccCCCCACCCTCCCACGTCTGTGCTTAAAGAGTGCTCTCTGTCCGAACAACTGGAATGCTTCTATGATAAACGGTATTTTCGCGAGCATGCATAGGCTTCTAGTAGTGAGAATGTTTAACGTTTCTGAGACGTATATTGATAACAGGACGAACATTTCACGAGATGCATCAGCCACACTGGGTACCTGTGCACAGCTAGATGCAGTTCGCATGCCCAGTTaggatcactaggaacaatgcagcctgtgctattctgtgatgtcagtatctgCAGGTATTGCATCAGCAACGGCAAACACATGAGCTGCCCATAGACATCTCGTGTATGGGACCGGCGTgagcgcgccttggagttctgtgacgtcattaTAACACTCGAAcaactctaactgtatacctggAAATAGACCCAACCAACACCTGCGTCAACATGCACGCATCATTGGAGTGTCTGCGCTCTGCAAATAGGTTTTCGATCCCACCCGGTCgcgtcagcaatggtgcctaggtgatcacgtatttcgagaggaatttctcaggtgtcaagtatgaaagggatgccattACCTCACGCTCGAGGCACCTGAACGAGCACCTGTGCATGGCTTGGCAGCTGCCGGTGCATCCCGACTTCTGAGATCATGTGCGGTAGCCTCCTATGCGGTCTAATGGACagggtctgcaaggttcgcaggagagcttctgtgaagtttggaaggtaggagacgaggtactggcggaattaaaattgtgaggacggggcgtgagttgtgcttgggtagctcagttggcagagcacttgcccgcgaaaggcaaggcccCAAGTCCGAgtgtgggtccggcacacagttttaatctgctaggaagtttcatatcagcgcacactccgctgtagagtgaaaatttcattctagaaatttagtagctgtttgcgtgtctgcagagcgttatttcagTAAGTtacaagtagtttacaggtctgtaggctgagtggcgtgaccccaagcatgacatgtgtgttttgtatcagtgtgattaaTATACTATGTAaaatccattcctaaataaattattcaaaaataaataaagtgcaccccttcctctctccagcaggccAGCGCAGGTTGAGTCGTTTACCCCTCCAGACTGCCATCTTGGTTTACATCTCAgaatggatgacagcaccctctggtggcggtactgtatactaggtcagttggactctggaccccatgACGACCACACTGTCTCCTGCCATTTCCACCCACCATCTTAGAATACGTTACGGAATGGACGAcactgccctctggtggcagtactgtgtactaggtcagttggattccagaccccatggcgaccacactgttttCCGGCATTTCCCCCCTCCCAGAcctccatcttggattacatcatggaacgGAATGGATGAGACtatcctctggtggcagtactgtgtattagGTCTATTGGACTCTGAATCCCATGGCTACTACACTTGATGGTGGTAAtgcttctaattgtttaaataaatagtgcatgcaaaatacagGCTTATGTCCGCCACAGGTTGAGTCCtcttcccaccatttcctaggatgagttggtggtcggatgacttaggttagtggaggtagcctaactgccctttctttcctgccattttcttaggttagtagagatatccCAATtaacctatcttccctccaaaattcaaacttcccaccagtttctaggaagaggtggtggtcggatgacttaggttagtggaggtagcccaagtgacctatcttctggccatttcttaggttagtagagatgtgttgcattgtcctgattgaatttgaatttcctgccattttctgggtgagggcaggggagggggggagattagGTTAGCagatgtagcccaattgacctatctaccCACAAAAATCCGCCATATTGGATTATGTCACAGCCACCAGCTTGGATAACATCATGCACTGTTACCAAgtgtacatgccgccatcttggatgacgtcatcgccgccatcttggatacatctgataaCAATGGAGTGGGGCGACACTCTCCTAGTCCCACTATTGGTGTGTTCAGATAATGCTGTTCTATATAAGACACTCGCAACATTGACAGCTGTaaggaaatgtaggaagatctgcagaggaaggATTGTCGGTTCAGGGTCCGCCATCTGAACTCCAGCATGTTCAAGTGTTAACATAACACCTATAAATTGGTGGAAGGTGC
This region of Schistocerca gregaria isolate iqSchGreg1 chromosome 7, iqSchGreg1.2, whole genome shotgun sequence genomic DNA includes:
- the LOC126282001 gene encoding uncharacterized protein LOC126282001 produces the protein MTQRRVLSRFGSAILLFCALQVEGANDGAIMKRFLSYNRNQVGQKLRVANLKYNRCGPESDPGRLDKLEITSTPSGDVLVTLSASTDVDLEPPVQVTVEVYKRLF